TTTCGCTGAGCTTTCACGTCctgaatttaaagggatggtatagtattttTTGTAGTTTTAGTAGTTTATTTATTGAtgaagatgaggattgggctcaTAACTTGTTGCGAGAtgccaagaaaccacttatgaaatagaacagagcataccattctaagaggaattcaaactttatttgatgaaaatcggctttggaatggctgaaacatccaaaaacaaagtaaaacaaagcgatcgtaataaaaagtgggtcccaccttaaAGGACTGCTGTTTCGGATATCTCATCCATATCAAAactaatttcatcaaataaacgttacctcttggaattacatgctctttcatatttcataagaggtttcgcattatctgaattaaaaaaaaaatgttaaaaacctgaagttaggtctcaaccgaaactatacaaCCCCTTTAAAGCAGCTGTCTCTTGCGGGTAAAATCTCTCGTCATATCTTGTGTCAAGAGGTCACTAAAGTCAGTAAGAGCGTAGAAATCTGCTAGATACATCATCACGTCCATGGAGGGATAAGTGTCTCGGTGGTTTCAGTGCAAGATGGACGCATTTTGTGGATGAGGTCATGTGTAGAGGGCAAGATAAAATACAGCAAGTATAGCTTTATATCCGACCAATCCATATCGCCTGTTTCTTCATCTGTTCACTTCACCTTTCGGGcttattttctttgaagaaacgTTTGTTGAGGCTGATATACCCTCAACCGAAACTTTGTCCAGCAAACGCTTGTAATCATTAGAAAAACGAGATACAGTTAATAGTATAACACAGAAGCCCTATCTGCCGAAAAACATCAACACAAACTGTCCATGTCGTCTTTCCAGTAactgcattgtttgtttgtctgtttgtccccccccccccaaaaaaaaaaaaaaaaatgtaaaaaaagaaagaaaaatccatACTACAGGGCAGGTGATTAATAGACACGCCAACAACCAGGTCAGGTCATGGTAAGgccgccgcacactatacgacttttGGTCGTACGCCTGGCAGACTTTGGATCCGAGTTAAATCACGATAGCCTCAGAACAGACACGCCTgattatttcagatccaaagttgCTTAGCTGTGCGACCgaaagtcgtatagtgtgcggtggTCTTTAGATACGAGATGGTGATCGAAGGGGCCTCCTCCGTAACACAGTGCACTCCAATaatattgaagagtttgttcgcaaaaaccgataagtccatatttgccaaatggagatatttgcgattaaaggtcaagaaaaataaggagaagaataaaaaaatgttttgcttcttttgaccataacttcaaaaatgtacctttataaaaGTAGTggccaatatatcatttaaaaggtattattttgtactttatgacagagaccgtacttcaaaatcttcaaaaatggacttatcggtttttgcgaacaaactcttcaattataacgaacacggttacaacGAAACTCTCAATACATAAattaacgaagtaaaaattcaattccaatattatcatatatataccTTCCTTTACAGTTAGGATATATCAAAAtctcgatataacgaaagaaaactgcctgtcccGAGAACTCTGTTATAACAGGAATCGCTTGTAGACATGAATGCTTAGAAGTCTCCtaaattgagttgaattgaaaaGATGATCTTTTTAGGATGATACTTTGATAGTATCCTGTCGAAAAGGTAGACAACGATGAattgaagaaagaagaaatattcaTAACCTCATCATAAATACTGTATATGTAGATGGTGACTTCTGTTGAATAGAACCCATCCTCGCAGACTGCTATTGTAACATTCGCATTAGATACGCTTTCCAGACTTAATCAGCTCACTATATACCTATATGATAATCTTGCTTTCAGATGTGGCGACCTTGATGCCAGCCAATTCCCTCTACGTCACCATACTTCGGGACCCTCTCACTCTCTTCGAGTCTATCTACACATACTTAGAACTCCCCGTCCACTTCGGCAACGATACCCACCCAGTCTCCATCCGGAGTTTCCTCAAGGAACCGACCAAGTATTATAGCACGTCTGATATGAACGTCCACCGCCGCTACGCCCGGAATCCGCTGCTGTACGATCTCGGCCTGGAGCCAACCGAGATGGACAGTAAGGCCAGAATTGCCGACACCATCCTCGAGGTCCAGATGCGATTCCATTTGGTGATGATCGCCGAATATTTCGACGAGTCGTTGATTCTTCTCAAGCAGCTCCTTTGCTGGGACTACGACGACATCTTGTACCTGAAACTGAACGCGCGCGAGAAGACGCGCCGAGTTACACCGTTCGTGCAGAACCTGCTGAAGAAGTGGAATTACGGTGACTTACAACTCTACCAGTACTTCAATGACACGTTCTGGACGCGAGTGCGTAGATACGGTTATGAGCGCATGCAGCGGGATGTGCGGACGTTGCGACTTCTCAACGCGCGACTCATGAACCGATGCGTGCGGGAGGCGACCAACGCAGACGACATCGACGATCAAGAATCGATCTGGCATCCAGAGGGCGTTGATATCGTTGCGTATCGCTTGAGGGACATCGCTAGAAATGATCGGACGTGTAAAAACGTGATAAAGCCCGAGAAGCTCTTCACCGACGAACTACGCGCCAAACAGGGTGATTACTTTTTCCCGCCAAATGACCGCAGTGATGAGACAAAGTGGTGGCACATCAAGGACAGGACGGAGAGGAATGTAGTGAAAGTTTTGGACGCCTTGATGGAACGACTGCATCCCAAAGACAAATCACCGTCGTGATGGCGGACACCTTGATGAGTGCTCCATGACATTCACGCATTTTAAATCATGGTCTGAAATCTAGCTTGAATGCTTTTATTTAAAATAATATCAAAACTGTTGGTGTAAAATAGTAATCGTGGGACAAGGGCGCGTCGTAATTTCATTCGTTAACAGACTTGCAATCTTCTAGACTTATTTTGTTCTCTTCAAATTTTAATGGGTGAGGGCAGAATACGGTACCAACGATATTCCACTGATTTTTCGTCTTCCGCTAGAATTTTGACTGCTGTTTATATTAAATAGCAATACTGATTGTTAAATCGTTATTTCTGTAACTCTTATTTTGTTGTGTACCCGTGGGGTACCCGTGACCCGCAGCTACGCCCTTCCTCGAAAAACATTCCGCGGCCCTGTAGAGGAATGGACAGAAAACGAACAATACCAAACTTACGAGTGCGTGAAGGGACACTATTGTAACCCTGCAACTTACAAAAACTCGTAGAGGTGAAAAGCCAGTGACTTGCCTTGTAATGATTTGGTGCTACTATGCCGTCTTCCCGTAGCTCTACATGCTGCAAATGGAATGTCTTGGTGTAGTCACTGCCGATAGGTTTGGTgctcttttcattcattctgttaattcataaatacatgtaggtattGATATTCTTATATCTTAGCGACAATGAATGCCCCAGAGTAGGACCCTACCTCCACTCGAGTGGCCGAGTCGGCATTGGATGCGGTGGTGCGCCGTAATATCGTAGGGCCGTGCAGAAGGTCTACTGCTTACCCGTGTTACACGTGTATTAGTGTCATGCAGAATAGCACGGGCCCCGACACGAGTATGTAAGCCTGGTGCCATGGTAACAGAAGTTCCTCaaaaggcgcggtcagactggcaaaagatcgagaagtttaagattgcgaagtttaagatctcgaagttttgccagtgtgaccgcaaacttcccgcgaaacttctcgtgaaacttctcgatctgtttgcgggcggtcCCTCCcaagcgcgaggccattgtcatgtacagatgtgcattgttacgtcacaatcactggccatcggacggcgcactctttcttgcgcgcgtaccaatgacccaaacttcgcgatcttaaacttctcgatcttttgccagtctgaccgcgcctaaagTTACTGTCGTAAAATCTGCAAAGAAATTGAGCCCtgctctcctttttttttttttttttatagctcacctgagccaaaggctcaagtgagctattgcgatcacccttcgtccggcgtcgtccgtaaactttttacattttcatcttcttcttgaaaaccccaagaccgattttcatcaaacttggcaggtagcatccctagggggttaggaactcaatttgttaaaacgggcaccatgccccacccagggggcccccagaaaaaaaaaggggggggggggcaaaccccccaaaattaaggaatctgtaaaaatcttcttctctagaaccagaagtgatagagctaagttatatgagttagtacattgatgactgtagtttgaAGTTTGTTCATgacagaatcaggggtgccccccttgggagccaggggagggggtggggaggggtcctaatggggcctaaattgtacattttcatcttcttcttgagaaccccgtaacccattttcaccaaacttggcaggtagcatccctagggggttaggatctcaatttgttaaaatgggcaccatgccccacccagggggcccccaggggggcccaaaccccccaaaatgaaggaatctttaaaaatctctagaatcagaagctatagagctaagataatactatgagtgagtacattaattactgtagtttcaagtttgttcatagcagatccaggggtgcccctcttgggggcgggggggggggggttgggaaggtccaaatgggggcctgaattgtacattttcatcttcttcctgaaaacctcatgatggattttcgtcaaacttggcaggtagcatacctagggggtcaggatctcaatttatcaaaatggacaccatgccccaccaagagggccccagggggccccaatcccccaaattaaggaatctttaaaaaaattgggcgcttattgtacattttcatcttctacttgagaatgcctggtcaaattttagtagagctgtgaataatttagatatcagtgactgcgtgaaaggtgaacttttaatactttttttttttctttacgctGACACGACAGCTCAATTCAATTTATGCACCAGGGAGATAACGGGTTCAACTGTTGTATTGCTGGCGGACGACGGTAGCCTTTCATACCCCTAATTCAATCACTGATTTCTCTTTCAGATGTATTGACTGAACATTTGCCACTCCTTGAAATAACTCTTCTAGATTCAAGGCCAAAAGGAATATTCGattgtggaaaaaaacaaacaaaaacaactcatGCATTGTTGACTAGGTGCCAACAAAATCAATGCAGAAAACATCTGTAAATTCTACTACCGTGTGTCATGCATGATAAACAAGTATGACACGATTACAGGTGctattgaaatacatgtacaatgtacacaatcATACTGAATGTACAGCGATATTCGTCGGACAGTAAGATAGGGAGTtggcgtgtgtgtatgtgtgtgtgtgtgtgtgtgtgtgtgcgcgcgcgtgtttGAAGGAGAAAGACAGTAATTCACATTTGCCCTATACTGTCCGTGTTGTACAGGGTGCAGTTGCCTTCTGTGGTCTTTATAGCAATATACTATGTCACACCATGATGAATACCAATTAAAGATCAATTTGTAACATTTAATGCGGTGCTATGGATGTCTTGCTTGTGTGGTGCATGGAATAAAGATGCAGTAGTGACAgtggtaaatacatgtacaatgtattgtgcTTCTTCTTGCTATCCAGTATTTTCCTACTGAATGGATCAGTCTGTCGAGTTTGCCTTTCAAGTCATAGAGAAATTTCCACTGTCACACTTTTACccattaaagaggaaatccaccccaaaaataaacttcaaaagagataaaaaattcCAAACAGCGTCGTACAAACATTGGATAAGAAATAAAAGGTGACAttatgttttgaaatttcacattttttttaggaaaacatttcttgaccagtccctatgaatatttaaatgagcaagttgataatgccataccctcacaatttttcatgtatgttttaCTGTATATGAAATTCAAAGTTATATTTTAGCTAATtaatacaagtaaaagcatgttcccataccaagatatatcagattTAACatctgttgttcttgttcttttttttttttgggggggtggttTTAAAGCAAGTTTTATAATTTATACAAGCTGAAATATAAGATGTTTGTCATTCTATCATATGCAAAattaataagaaattgtgagagcatgactgAATTTTTGTCTTTGGTATTATTTGAAGTGGAAAAAACAtcttatttagaaaaaaaaaaacatctctcACAATGTTCACTGACTGAACTCCTTTCGTTTCATATTTCTCCATTCATACAACACTCTTTTCAAATCATTTATTATATGGAAGTGAAAAAAATcttgtttagaaaaaaaaaaagagaaaatctcTCCCAATGTTCACTGGCTGTACTCCTTTCGTTTCATTTTTCTCCATTCATACAGCActcttttcaaatcaaacttccAACTTCAACATCACTGTCTCTCAACAATCCTCTCTACAAAATACACAGAAAACCATGGTAACTGACTTTTCTTGATGCTTTTATTGTAACAATAACAGAAATTAAATGTCGTACCAAGCTGTCCAAGGTCTGTTGTTTTGAAACGTCCACAAAGTCATGGTTTAGTAAGTATTCAACTGTTCGTCCTGGCAAAAAGATTAGTCAAATTTGGATGATTTAAACATTTTAATGCCACGTCTTTTGATGTTGTGCAAGAGCGGCAAGGACTAGAAAATGTCTTTGTGAATGACCACCACACACTCTCCTACTGTCATATGCATTACACAATTGTATTCATTTCAACTTTTACCAATCATGTTTGCgtttttcaaaatatctattGAATATATACACGTATGCTCCAGAATTCCTGGAAAGAAGGGAAGCCAGATTGTTAAAGACACTCTCATTACATGAATGAAAGCaattctttcttatttctttcctttcttttatatttgatcTCTTTTTAATGTGATTTCATCTTCCAAGGAATGCGACAACATTCTGAATAAAACATAGAGCTTGGTACGACCTGCTCATCAACTTTAAAATTGTAAATATCCAGCGACAACAgcaaaatagttttttttttgttttttttttctagtaatGCTTGTTTCTCTTCTCCtttcaaaaaagttcaactaccCAGTCATAAGTCTGTTGTCCCACAACTTGCATTCACAGTTCAAAGAATCAATATTTTTTCctatgctgttttttttttctcctcctcgtcagcaaaattttcacacacctGTGCTCAGAGTAGAATAAGTTATAAAATAGTTTTAACATATAGTAAGTGACCATCTCCTTCAAAAAAGACAAAGTTTGTTTACAAATGGTATGAAAGAAGTGATTCATGGCATGACACAACATTTGCGCATCATTACAACAATATGGGGCCTGTCTCAGGCAAGACATACCTCATGACAACCAAGTCTACTATATTCCATGGGAATGCCACAGAAAATATGTTTATAACCatcaacttttatttatttttttaatgacacaCAGGTAAACAGTCCCAGGCTCAATATACAGATTGATAAAGTTACCAAGTTTCAGCTGAGAGGAAGATTGAAGGTGATCACAATCAAAAGACCACATGTGGTACCAAGCAACCAAACAATCCACTACATCAACTCAAGGGCACATGGCCTAGGTGCCCCCAGTCACACGGTGAATAAATGGGGCCAGTGTTTTTATGTGCCCGAAGTGTTATCACAGCCTGGTGTTCACTGTAATATACCTGACAGTATATGATTTGGGCCCAGTGACATAGAAAATAAAAGCAATCTGAAATAAGTCTCAAAATCAAACACAAGTCAGGTATCTGCCAATCAGAAttgcgcgcatatacgcacacacttatgtttgatttctgaTTTATGTTTGATCTTAACTATCATACAACAAGGCCTacgtattttgttgttttctttctgaACAAATTTTGTGTATCACATTGAAAGACCATGTGTGTTAAAAGGTCTATACGCTGAGTTGCTGATCATTGTTCTCATGTCATCTGACTAATACTTCACATCTGATCAAAAGAGACACCAATATTTTCTGTGGCATTCACTGATAGGGGCAAGACATTGAGAACCTTGTCATATCCCGAATTGGAAATTCCCTGAAGGGTACTATCTCCCCTGAGAATAACAATTAACCAAGACATGTCATTGAGGCTGGAATGAGATACACTACAGTGTATAcaatttggagaaaaaaaacccaacaactacaacaaatttcaaaatattagaGAAGTACCTTGATAATTTTCGTTCTTTTCTTTAACCCTTGAACTGCAATGTGAACAATTATCCGTAACAAGGTTCCCATAAAATCTACAGCTTATCATTACAGGAATCTGTTTGGACATCTTCTACATCAGAATTGGCCTCTTTTCCCCTCATTCTTCccatttacatacaaaatataaaaagccAATTCACATATGCATGGGCATGGCACAACAAAAATGATGGTCATCTTCACATGCACAATTTCTGTTGATGGATGATACATTTGAAGATGGTGATGTACATCTTATTACAAATAACATGTTCTACACATGCTCCAactcacagagagagagagaaaaaaaagaagctgccatgatatcaatatcaatggAGGTCAAAGTTTCATTTACATAATCTCTGAAGAGTCGGTATGGTATTCAGGCCACGTCACAGACATAATCCTATGCAAAGTGAAACAACAAGAAAGAGGCCACTTCTCTTTGCGTGACGCAAACATTATTGTGGCTACAACTGACTGCTAAGTTACCaactgtagatttttttttttcgtggttGTTTCAATTAGATGCAATAGTAAATTCTATCACAGCCTCTTCAAAGAGTCTTTTCTAATCAATGGACTGCAGTTGAactcaacactgacaaattgaACACATTGTAAGGGTTCTTTACTCCCCATTTCTTAATACATATCAACATAATCTGATTAAACTTCATTCTCAATTGTTAAGGATTACCCCAAAATTTACGGCAATGCTCTGATACTGCATTACATTGTACGTTATCTCTCAAACCGACTACTTATTCACCAAAGatgtttttaatttgatttccaTAATGGTtccttctaaaaaaaaaaaaaaaaaatgagaaacaaaatgaGAGATTTTAAGGAATAATCAATTCTTGTCATTCATAAAGAACTGTATGCTTACATGAATAGCAAATACACATAAGACCCGTTGAGAACACAGCAAGAAAATGTCAGTTATCAACACGAACGTTTCTCTTTGGACAGACACACATGCTGTTGTGACGAGATCCGTCAGCAATATTCATGGTGAGTTAATGTATCTCTGCATTTTTTATACACATCTCATCGTCGCAACTTCTCCAATTTACTGCAGGCCTCATGCGAGTGTACATTTCTGCCTCTTGCTAGAAAAAATTCAAATCGCGCACGCTGCACGCTGAGgtcccacacacacaaacgtacaCTGATATAAAATacaacttgattttttttttcctcatctgcTTCGGGGATATATTTCCCTTAGTATGAAACGGTTTTGTTATTCACGCATGTAAACGCACACGCACATTTCCGCGCCATCTGTGATTCTCCAACTCGTCATCAGACGTCAGTAACGTAAGATCTCTAGACGCGTGTATTGCATAAAATGATACCAGACGAGACGAAAATTGGCACTAACAGGTGTTTGAAAGTGCATGAACTAATAGATCATGCCATTAGATGTACAGAGAAAGGAGTATGAAAAAGGAatgggagaagagagagagagaaagataaagaaaagcaagagaaagaaagatgggCAGCTAATTTGCTGCCAAACATCACAGAATCTCATACGACACAGATTTCATGTCCACAAGTGTAGgaaaaaagtaagcacaatTAATTGATTAAGGTGTGCCCTGCTTTGTTCGGTTTCCTCAAGCACATTACATATGCAAGGAATACTTTGCAAGTGTACaaaaaaacacatgcacaaCCACGTGCACGCACCGCACAtgcattcacaaacacaaacatgcatgcatacacacacacactggcacATACCccatataaatacacacacactcacacacacacacacacacacaagctgtGAATGTAAGACTGGGCATTTCAAATTAATACTGTTTCACACTTCAACAATGACAACATCTGATCAACGGATACAGATACCCAAGTTTTGGTATTGGCAGTAAGGTCCCTCTTGCGTGAAAGACTTACTGCAACCCACTACTAATACACTTGCTGCTGACCTTCTGCAATTGGCAAACAAAAATCATTGTAAAATGTGGCGCTTGAGCAGTGGCCTTGGCAATTGATGGAAACAATCAGGTTAATTACTAGCTTTCATGCCACAGGGCCTATACAACTAACAGCCAACTGCATGCTTTGTTTAATTAGTGAATCTTGATCACGTACAAGAAACCCTTCTTTACCAACTGTCAATATCCTGTAAAACCCTTTTAAATATTATCTGCAGGACATGTAGACAAAATTCAAATCTATGCCAGCAACCGGGAATGAACGACTAACAATTTTATACTTCACTCGCCACTCCAGGACGAAAATGAGGAGTTCATTTCATTAATTGCTTGTGTTCTTTCAAAAACACATGGTATATGCTATCACATTAACATAAGGTGGCCATGTAGATGGATAGCAGCTAAATTGCCTCTTAAGATCAATCTATTCTTACACAGTAACACATAAATGCATTTTCCCCCACACATATAAATTTGGCAAATGAAAACAGCTTCATAACATATCAAAGACTCTATACTATAAAGGAAGCTCGCACTCCCAGCTGCAAAACCTGTAGAATTGTAAGTTTAAAACTTTTCCAATCTAATAACAAAGATAGGCAACACTTCTTACTGTAATTTTCATATCATACACTGCATCATACTGCAAAATTAATATGCTTTACATTTTAGGGAATAAGAAAACATTACCTACAATAGGAATCCACAAAACAATAGCTTCCATACTCTcttattaaaatgcatgcacgcacacacacacattatgttCAAACAGAgcacacataacacacacacgcacacatacagacacacaaacacacacacacacacacacacatgcacacacacacacacaagcatgtACAGTAGACATTTTACACACTTGCTGTTTGTATGAAGAGGAGAGACCCCTCTGATTAATCTAGTGTTATGCATTCAGTACAATAAAGGAGTTGTAACTGCTACAGGCACACCCCCAATTGAACTGGGGAAGTAGCACAGACAAATCCCTTATTCATCCATTTATCAAAAGTGTATCCCCATATTGTTAGCACAGCAACTCTAAACAAATTACAACATTGCAAACATATTGATTGATCACTTTCActatgaattcaaagtttgttaaTCCTTTGCAAACTGCATTTAGTGAAACTGAAGTGACTTCTCTGTCAAGATGGATGATTTTCTTCCCCCACATAATTATTGACGAAGGTATCTCTTTCTTTCAGATAAGAGAAAGAGTAACTTTCATTTTTCAGGtcacaagaaataaaataagGCCTATTAAGAATTTTTGTGATAATGCAAACTAAAAAGGACTCCCTTCAGATGAAATACACTTACAAATATGGATAACTTTGTGTACAATCATGTTTATGACTTACATGAGATGAGCAACAGCCACTATAATTTATGTACAGAGTAAGCATTTTCCCAGATCAGTTATCACAACATTGCACTTTTAGAAGTCTAAAAAGCATTTTGATATTTCCATTTGCGACCCTGCCCAAGTAAACAAGCTTGTAAACCCTCCCCTCCCAACCCTATTTTGAGTATCCATCTTGGTTGCCTTATTAAGGTGCACATAAGTACTCATACCCTTTACTTTCCATTAAAATCACTTTACAGTTTGTGCGTTTGGTACCTTTTGTCTATCCCGTATACTTCAATTGTCTGACTGCTCCATAAAGAGACTCAAAATCACTGCGATGACGCCAAAACTCAACACAATGAATACTAAACTGCTaactggtgttaaattttcaatATGAACAGCTGCTTCATGATGAAGGGTCAAGCGATTCAATCTAAAGTTATCTGAAAATGAAGCACACTAAATGTAGGTACTCTTCCGACACTTTGTGCCAAAACGGGACTCAAGTGTTTACTATTCCCCATGACCCACGAAAACTTCAAAATGCTACATCAtgacctcacaaaatatttacctCACTTTTGGGTGGCATTGTCACCCTAATTGCCCATTAGATATCATGTAGCACCTCGGACTGATCCTAAGCGTTAAAGTGCTGGTTACAGCAGCATCGCCAAACGTGGTATAACTAATCTTGTTTTGACAGCAACAAGGGGGAAAAACTCCATGGAGTGACCACTGGTAGGACAGATGACCGCAAGAAAAGGACCCATCTGCAAAGTTTTGAGCCGTTTTCTGCATATATGGAGAAATACCAGTGGCCACTACGAGCAGGCGAGAAATAGGACGAGCTACACCGTGGAATTCAATGTCACAGATCCACTCGTAACATCGATGGCCAGCCATAATGGCTCCCACCTGCACATAGAAAATGTGCCAAAGCACCTCCCCTTTATAAACtgcactttgcaaagacaagcaAGATATTCTGGAGGCACACGATGGAAAGGAATTAGTTACTGCAAATTTCTGGCAATCCACAATTAAAAGACTGCCAGGCTTTCCATATGAAATGTTACAAGCATTGCAGGGATCCCTGTACAGAACACAACTTACacacaagacattgattttctgtggaacacatgcacacacaactGTAACAAACATATGCACATGTTTTCTCTAGTACTTGGGACTCCTTTTCATTATCCTGagatattcatttattcaatatAAACAAGAGGACAGATTtagcaaggaaaaaaaagaaaatatcttcaaaaattaaTCTTTCCtttttacatatatttttttttcaggcttaGCTCCAAGATCTTTACATTATCTTGTAAAATTCTCATAATGCAATTTCCCTTGTTACTACTTTTAAAAGACACCTCATAACAAACTAAAGTAGAATACTGTTTCATTTCCAATCCAGTTAAGAAAAATCTCTGCAGATTGGCAAACAACAGATAAATATACAATAGTCAAATTGGCAATGGGGTATAGCATGTTATGGTGCAGTAAACAAGGGCTAGTTTCACACCTCATACCTGTGCAATATATTCCCACCACACAGCAAAGCACAGACATTTTATTCTCAATGATGGCATTTTAGCAAAGTATTGCTGATATGGAGgatttaagaaaataaaaacaaaaagatctaTCTTTAATGATTGTTATATGCAATGTGcac
The Diadema setosum chromosome 21, eeDiaSeto1, whole genome shotgun sequence DNA segment above includes these coding regions:
- the LOC140244594 gene encoding galactosylceramide sulfotransferase-like; this translates as MAFKPFFRIRRRVALFAVAMTSLVLSVLFYSSWSSSSYSPLSTSELGGSSRRRLTVITDVQGQNGNLRSKTSGVADRVIRNWTKYEGKDDLQRVQLGLPTVSGVAARNQAMTGPEQWPGANLENLPEKDFENDVENGQIRPDTFPVVNPAGKNTPVSISRVDVGAASNGNAVPGQGQGRDRVAPPAKKSSSSDRESEKRGTVSNGGGCHPQHNIVFWKTHKCASSTVQNIMFRHAEKNDLRFLLPARTHLFDLIRRFNASRDVPAGFIERERPFNMFAHHARFHAADVATLMPANSLYVTILRDPLTLFESIYTYLELPVHFGNDTHPVSIRSFLKEPTKYYSTSDMNVHRRYARNPLLYDLGLEPTEMDSKARIADTILEVQMRFHLVMIAEYFDESLILLKQLLCWDYDDILYLKLNAREKTRRVTPFVQNLLKKWNYGDLQLYQYFNDTFWTRVRRYGYERMQRDVRTLRLLNARLMNRCVREATNADDIDDQESIWHPEGVDIVAYRLRDIARNDRTCKNVIKPEKLFTDELRAKQGDYFFPPNDRSDETKWWHIKDRTERNVVKVLDALMERLHPKDKSPS